Proteins from one Chroococcidiopsis sp. CCMEE 29 genomic window:
- a CDS encoding DUF29 domain-containing protein, producing the protein MKSLYKTDFYAWTQQQIHLLKQQAWQSLDVQNLLEELADLGRRERQELRNRLSVLLGHLLKWQFQPQQRGNSWLATIREQREQLVLLLDENPSLKPYLSEALSIAYKLGLNLAVRETDLPYETFPSDCPYSLEATLDDAFLPDSWLESDA; encoded by the coding sequence ATGAAATCCCTCTACAAAACAGACTTTTATGCCTGGACGCAGCAGCAGATCCACCTGCTCAAACAGCAAGCATGGCAAAGTTTAGATGTGCAAAATCTGCTTGAGGAATTGGCAGACTTGGGAAGACGGGAACGACAAGAACTGAGAAACCGCTTAAGTGTTTTGTTAGGGCACCTGTTGAAATGGCAATTTCAGCCTCAACAACGCGGCAATAGTTGGCTGGCAACCATTCGAGAACAAAGAGAACAATTAGTGCTGCTACTAGATGAAAATCCTAGCCTAAAGCCTTATTTATCAGAAGCCTTGAGCATTGCCTACAAGCTAGGACTAAACCTTGCCGTTCGAGAAACGGACTTACCCTACGAAACATTCCCTTCAGACTGCCCTTACTCGCTTGAAGCTACTCTGGATGATGCATTTTTACCAGATTCATGGCTCGAATCTGATGCCTAA
- a CDS encoding DUF2281 domain-containing protein produces the protein MMNSEPLASVQLSEGIAKLKMLPQEKQLEVLDFIEFLQAKVNQQGKAKSSWQPGISALEAAGDLVGSVEGPEDLSTNAEYMQGFGE, from the coding sequence ATGATGAATTCTGAGCCATTAGCATCGGTGCAGCTGTCTGAAGGCATCGCTAAGCTAAAAATGCTTCCCCAAGAAAAACAGCTTGAGGTACTGGATTTTATTGAGTTTTTACAAGCCAAGGTAAATCAGCAGGGCAAAGCTAAAAGTAGTTGGCAACCAGGAATATCAGCTTTAGAAGCAGCGGGTGACTTAGTGGGTAGCGTCGAGGGACCAGAAGATCTGTCTACTAATGCAGAGTATATGCAAGGATTTGGGGAGTAG
- a CDS encoding PIN domain-containing protein: protein MRQQVLLDTGPLVALVNRRDRFHQWVKTEWMQIEPPLLTCEAVITEASFLLRNIYGGQKVVMSLIERGIIQIPFRLEEEVELVGILLSRYQSVPMSLADACLVRMVEQYVSSYLLTLDSDFNIYRKDRNQLIPVIMPSD from the coding sequence GTGAGGCAGCAAGTTCTACTAGATACGGGTCCCCTGGTTGCTTTAGTTAATCGACGCGATCGCTTTCACCAATGGGTTAAAACAGAATGGATGCAGATTGAGCCACCCCTGCTTACTTGCGAAGCAGTGATTACAGAAGCCAGCTTCTTATTAAGAAATATTTATGGCGGTCAGAAAGTCGTAATGTCTCTAATAGAGCGAGGCATAATCCAAATTCCATTTCGCTTAGAGGAAGAGGTAGAGCTTGTGGGGATACTGTTGAGCCGTTATCAGTCTGTACCAATGTCGTTAGCTGATGCCTGTTTGGTACGGATGGTTGAGCAATATGTGTCAAGTTATTTGCTGACGCTAGATAGTGATTTCAACATCTATCGCAAAGACAGAAATCAGCTGATTCCTGTCATTATGCCTAGCGATTAA
- a CDS encoding Uma2 family endonuclease translates to MATVLDLSPIIHLTHEQFYQLCLANRDVAMERSPKGELIIVTPVGGEGGIQEASLIVKVGVWNEQTGLGVVFSSSTIFNLPGGGDRSPDVAWVKRNRWESLSQTEREKFPPICPDFVIELRSRTDRLTPVQEKMQEYLQSGLRLGWLINPQDRQVEIYRPNQPVETLTYPVTLSGEDVLPGFSLPIF, encoded by the coding sequence ATGGCAACTGTCCTGGATTTATCACCCATCATCCATCTCACCCACGAGCAGTTCTATCAACTGTGCCTCGCCAACCGTGACGTGGCGATGGAACGATCGCCCAAAGGAGAATTGATTATTGTGACACCTGTAGGCGGTGAAGGGGGCATCCAGGAAGCCAGCTTAATTGTCAAAGTTGGTGTTTGGAATGAGCAAACTGGGCTAGGAGTTGTTTTTAGCTCCTCAACCATCTTTAACCTACCCGGTGGAGGCGATCGCTCTCCTGATGTTGCCTGGGTGAAACGCAACCGTTGGGAATCCCTCAGCCAAACAGAACGGGAAAAATTTCCGCCCATCTGTCCTGACTTTGTGATTGAACTGCGCTCTCGCACGGATCGCCTCACCCCAGTGCAAGAAAAAATGCAGGAATATCTGCAAAGCGGGTTACGTCTCGGATGGTTAATCAATCCCCAAGATCGCCAAGTCGAAATCTATCGCCCCAATCAACCCGTAGAAACGCTGACCTATCCAGTCACCCTTTCTGGAGAGGACGTTCTACCAGGCTTCAGCCTCCCAATTTTCTGA
- a CDS encoding type II toxin-antitoxin system prevent-host-death family antitoxin, translated as MLSYETTSPTEARNNFFNLLEQVVENHQVFIIHRREGENVALISESDLQSLVETVYLLRSPANARRLLDAIEESRSGKTPPQTLEELKRELGFGQEKEAP; from the coding sequence ATGCTGTCCTACGAAACGACTTCTCCGACAGAGGCAAGAAACAACTTTTTTAATTTGCTAGAGCAAGTGGTTGAGAATCATCAAGTGTTTATTATCCATCGCCGCGAAGGTGAAAATGTGGCGCTGATTTCTGAGTCGGACTTGCAAAGTTTAGTCGAGACTGTTTATCTGTTGCGATCGCCTGCTAATGCGCGAAGGTTGCTGGATGCGATTGAAGAGTCTCGATCGGGTAAAACTCCGCCGCAAACACTGGAAGAACTGAAACGGGAGTTAGGTTTTGGGCAAGAAAAAGAAGCCCCCTAA
- the uvrA gene encoding excinuclease ABC subunit UvrA yields MSYSTDIADTQPTESANGHHPISQNQSSQMIRIRGARQHNLKNIDLELPRDRLIVFTGVSGSGKSSLAFDTIFAEGQRRYVESLSAYARQFLGQLDKPDVEAIEGLSPAISIDQKSTSHNPRSTVGTVTEIYDYLRLLFGRAGEPHCPICDRSIAPQTIDEISDRIMELPDRTKFQILAPVVRGKKGTHRKLLSSLASEGFVRVRVDGEVRELSDSIELDKNQAHNIEVVVDRLIKKPGLEERLTDSLTTCLRRSEGIAVIELLDVGEGRRAEVLVHPTAFQTRAAEGSTSYIVRGAGEAEDRRETEFQAASASNSNELVFSENFACPEHGAVMEELSPRLFSFNSPYGACPNCHGLGSLQTFSPELVVPDPQAPVYAAIAPWSEKDNSYYLSWLYSLGQAYGFEIQSRWNHLTPEQQNVILYGADQPIWVEELKEYRRYAGVIPMLQRQYSETTAEQIKQKLEQYVINQPCEVCQGKRLKPEALSVRLGQYRILDLTSVSIQECHHRISAMRLSDRQFQIADLVLREIKARLQFLLDVGLDYLTLDRPAMTLSGGEAQRIRLATQIGSGLTGVLYVLDEPSIGLHQRDNGRLLQTLTKLRNLGNTLIVVEHDEETIRAADHIVDIGPGAGIHGGHIVAQGDLEALLRADDSLTGAYLSGRRVIETPAQRREGNGRSLFLKNAHRNNLKHIDVEIPLGKLVCITGVSGSGKSTLINELLYPALQHHLSHKVPFPQHLDAIKGLNCVDKAIVIDQSPIGRTPRSNPATYTGIFDVIRDAFAQTIEAKARGYKPGQFSFNVKGGRCEACGGQGVNVIEMNFLPDVYVQCEVCKGARYNRETLQVKYKGKSIADVLNMTVEESLEFFKNIPRADSRLQTLVDVGLGYMRLGQPATTLSGGEAQRVKLASELSRRATGKTLYLIDEPTTGLSFYDVHKLLDVLQRLVDKGNSILVIEHNLDVIRCSDWVIDLGPEGGDKGGEAIAVGTPEQVAKNPRSYTGQYLFQVLQQHPPK; encoded by the coding sequence ATGTCTTATAGTACCGACATTGCAGACACCCAGCCAACTGAATCCGCAAACGGGCATCATCCCATCTCTCAAAATCAAAGTAGTCAAATGATTCGTATTCGGGGCGCGAGGCAGCACAATCTGAAAAATATTGACCTGGAACTGCCACGCGATCGCCTGATTGTCTTCACTGGTGTTTCTGGTTCCGGTAAATCATCCCTCGCCTTTGACACCATCTTCGCTGAAGGACAGCGTCGCTACGTTGAATCACTCAGTGCCTATGCTCGGCAATTCTTAGGGCAGTTGGATAAGCCAGATGTAGAAGCAATTGAGGGCTTAAGTCCAGCCATATCCATCGATCAAAAATCAACTTCTCATAACCCCCGCTCTACTGTCGGCACGGTAACGGAGATCTATGATTATCTGCGACTATTGTTTGGACGAGCTGGAGAACCCCATTGTCCGATCTGCGATCGCTCGATTGCTCCGCAGACAATTGACGAGATTAGCGATCGCATCATGGAGCTGCCAGACCGTACTAAGTTTCAAATTCTAGCTCCAGTGGTGCGCGGAAAAAAAGGCACTCATCGCAAGTTACTGTCAAGTCTAGCCTCTGAAGGGTTTGTTCGTGTCCGCGTTGATGGTGAAGTGCGGGAACTGAGTGACTCAATTGAACTAGATAAGAACCAAGCCCATAACATTGAGGTTGTCGTTGACCGACTGATTAAGAAGCCTGGACTAGAAGAACGGTTGACTGACTCACTCACAACCTGTTTGCGTCGCTCTGAGGGCATTGCAGTGATTGAGCTGCTAGATGTAGGCGAAGGGCGTAGGGCTGAAGTCCTAGTTCATCCAACAGCATTTCAGACAAGAGCTGCTGAGGGTTCTACTTCCTACATAGTAAGAGGAGCAGGGGAAGCAGAAGATAGGAGAGAAACAGAGTTTCAAGCAGCTAGCGCTAGTAATTCTAATGAACTAGTATTTTCAGAAAACTTCGCCTGCCCGGAACATGGAGCAGTGATGGAGGAACTATCGCCTCGATTGTTTTCCTTCAACTCACCTTATGGTGCTTGTCCAAATTGTCATGGATTGGGCAGCTTGCAGACGTTTTCACCAGAATTAGTGGTGCCCGATCCTCAAGCACCAGTTTATGCGGCGATCGCACCTTGGTCAGAAAAAGACAATTCCTACTATCTCTCTTGGCTTTACAGCTTGGGACAAGCTTATGGATTTGAAATTCAGTCTCGCTGGAATCATCTAACGCCAGAACAGCAGAACGTCATCTTATATGGTGCCGATCAACCAATCTGGGTTGAGGAACTAAAAGAATATAGACGCTACGCAGGTGTTATCCCAATGCTCCAGCGGCAGTACAGCGAAACCACGGCGGAACAGATTAAACAAAAGCTGGAACAATATGTCATTAATCAGCCTTGCGAAGTCTGCCAGGGAAAGCGCCTAAAGCCAGAAGCACTCTCTGTGCGGCTGGGACAATACCGAATTCTCGATCTGACTAGCGTATCAATTCAGGAGTGTCACCATAGAATCAGCGCCATGCGGTTGAGCGATCGCCAGTTCCAAATTGCCGATCTGGTACTCAGAGAGATCAAAGCTAGACTGCAATTTCTGCTCGATGTGGGCTTAGATTACCTTACCCTTGACCGCCCAGCCATGACGCTTTCCGGTGGAGAAGCCCAACGAATTCGTCTGGCAACCCAAATTGGCTCCGGTTTAACGGGAGTACTCTACGTTCTGGATGAACCCAGTATCGGTCTGCATCAACGAGATAATGGTCGCCTGTTGCAAACATTGACAAAACTACGCAACTTAGGCAACACGTTGATTGTAGTGGAGCATGACGAAGAAACCATCCGGGCAGCCGATCATATTGTTGATATTGGTCCCGGCGCGGGGATTCATGGGGGACACATTGTTGCTCAGGGCGATTTGGAGGCATTGCTGAGGGCTGATGATTCGCTCACAGGTGCTTACTTATCAGGACGGAGGGTAATTGAAACTCCAGCTCAAAGACGGGAGGGCAATGGGCGATCGCTCTTCCTTAAAAATGCTCACCGCAATAACCTCAAGCATATTGATGTTGAAATTCCGCTGGGTAAGCTTGTCTGTATTACTGGTGTCTCTGGTTCCGGCAAATCAACCCTGATTAATGAACTACTTTACCCAGCCTTGCAACACCATCTCAGCCACAAAGTTCCTTTCCCCCAACATCTAGATGCAATTAAGGGACTCAACTGTGTTGATAAAGCAATTGTAATTGACCAATCTCCCATTGGTCGTACTCCGCGCTCCAACCCAGCCACCTACACTGGGATATTTGATGTAATTCGAGACGCATTCGCCCAAACGATTGAAGCCAAAGCTAGGGGCTATAAACCAGGGCAGTTTTCCTTTAATGTCAAAGGTGGACGCTGCGAAGCGTGTGGTGGGCAAGGTGTGAATGTAATTGAAATGAACTTTCTACCAGATGTTTATGTGCAATGTGAAGTTTGTAAAGGCGCACGTTACAACCGCGAAACTCTCCAAGTGAAGTACAAAGGCAAATCAATTGCTGATGTTCTCAATATGACAGTGGAAGAAAGCTTGGAGTTTTTCAAAAATATTCCCAGAGCCGATTCCCGGTTACAAACTTTGGTTGATGTGGGACTGGGTTATATGCGGTTGGGGCAACCCGCAACGACTTTATCGGGTGGTGAAGCACAGCGGGTAAAACTTGCCTCTGAGCTATCTCGCCGCGCTACCGGAAAAACTCTCTATTTAATCGATGAACCGACTACAGGTTTATCATTTTACGATGTCCACAAATTACTAGATGTGTTACAACGTTTAGTGGACAAAGGAAATTCAATTTTAGTGATTGAACACAACTTAGATGTGATTCGTTGTAGTGATTGGGTAATTGATTTAGGACCCGAGGGTGGAGATAAAGGGGGAGAAGCGATCGCTGTAGGAACACCAGAGCAAGTAGCTAAAAATCCGCGCTCCTACACGGGGCAATACCTGTTTCAAGTATTGCAGCAACACCCACCGAAATGA
- a CDS encoding N-6 DNA methylase, whose product MNATTDIVQKLWNLCHVLRDEGISYLQYVTELTYLLFLKMMQETGNESQLPEGYRWADLVAKEGVEQITFYRALLLELGTSGAERVQAIFANAQTALKQPRILNKLVTSIDQLDWYSAKAEGLGDLYEGLLEKNASEKKSGAGQYFTPRSLIDCMVELIQPQPGELVQDPAAGTGGFLIASDRYIKQRTDDLFDLPEAQQSFQRHQAFYGIELVQDAHRLLLMNMMLHGIEGAVGLGDTLSPDGQRLAKADVILTNPPFGTKKGGGLPSRDDFTYPTSNKQLAFLQHIYRSLKPGGRAAVVLPDNVLFEDGQGRQIRADLMDKCNLHTILRLPTGIFYAQGVKTNVLFFQRGLTEKSNTKQVWIYDMRTNMPAFGKRIPLNREHFREFEAAYGNDPNGESPRIDQGELGRFRCFTREAIAKRNDNLDISWLRDESLQSGDNLPEPDEIAALIMTKLQTAMEEMEALTALLSGDGVESEDQLLAVESKKVE is encoded by the coding sequence ATGAACGCCACTACCGATATTGTCCAAAAACTCTGGAATTTGTGCCACGTTCTGCGGGATGAGGGTATTTCCTATCTCCAGTACGTCACGGAGTTGACCTACCTGCTGTTTCTCAAGATGATGCAGGAAACGGGGAATGAAAGCCAACTACCAGAGGGCTATCGTTGGGCAGATTTAGTAGCAAAGGAGGGGGTAGAGCAGATTACCTTTTATCGCGCTCTACTACTAGAGTTGGGAACGAGTGGAGCGGAGCGAGTACAGGCAATCTTTGCTAATGCCCAAACTGCCCTAAAACAGCCCCGCATCCTCAATAAGCTGGTAACAAGTATTGACCAGTTGGATTGGTATTCTGCCAAAGCAGAAGGACTAGGCGACTTGTACGAGGGATTACTAGAAAAGAACGCCAGCGAGAAAAAGTCAGGAGCAGGGCAGTATTTTACGCCGCGATCGCTGATTGATTGTATGGTAGAGCTAATTCAACCCCAACCAGGGGAACTGGTGCAAGACCCCGCAGCAGGGACAGGTGGATTTTTGATTGCTAGCGATCGCTACATTAAGCAGCGCACTGATGACCTGTTCGACTTGCCAGAAGCCCAGCAGTCTTTCCAGCGCCATCAAGCATTTTACGGTATTGAATTAGTGCAGGATGCCCATCGCTTGTTGCTGATGAATATGATGCTGCACGGGATTGAAGGGGCAGTAGGGTTAGGCGATACCCTCTCCCCTGATGGACAGCGCTTGGCTAAAGCAGATGTAATTCTGACTAATCCTCCGTTTGGCACCAAGAAGGGTGGCGGTTTGCCATCGCGGGATGATTTCACTTATCCCACCTCAAATAAGCAGCTGGCGTTTTTGCAGCATATCTATCGCAGTCTGAAGCCAGGGGGTCGCGCTGCTGTAGTCCTACCAGATAATGTGCTGTTTGAAGATGGGCAGGGTCGCCAAATTCGAGCTGACTTGATGGATAAATGTAACCTACATACAATTTTGCGGCTACCTACAGGGATTTTCTATGCCCAAGGAGTCAAAACGAATGTGCTGTTTTTCCAGCGGGGCTTGACTGAAAAGAGCAATACCAAGCAGGTGTGGATTTACGATATGCGGACGAATATGCCTGCTTTTGGTAAGCGAATTCCGCTGAATAGAGAGCATTTTCGGGAGTTCGAGGCGGCGTATGGCAACGATCCAAATGGGGAAAGTCCGCGTATTGATCAAGGGGAATTAGGGCGGTTCCGCTGCTTTACGCGGGAAGCGATCGCCAAACGTAATGACAACCTGGATATTTCCTGGCTGCGGGATGAAAGTTTACAGTCGGGGGATAATCTACCGGAACCGGATGAGATTGCGGCTTTAATTATGACGAAGTTACAAACAGCAATGGAGGAAATGGAGGCGTTAACAGCATTGCTGTCAGGAGATGGAGTAGAGAGTGAAGACCAGCTACTTGCAGTTGAGTCAAAGAAGGTAGAGTGA
- a CDS encoding Txe/YoeB family addiction module toxin, which yields MGKKKKPPKPAEPSPIQVRVPGFSSRFKEDLGWWYKTNPAKVDKIFDLVTNVMQYPFGGIGKPEPLKYLGADLWSRRIDLEHRLVYRVSNTQIDFLTCRYHYE from the coding sequence TTGGGCAAGAAAAAGAAGCCCCCTAAACCAGCCGAGCCATCGCCCATACAGGTACGAGTTCCTGGTTTTAGTTCGCGATTTAAAGAGGACTTGGGGTGGTGGTACAAGACCAATCCTGCTAAGGTAGACAAGATTTTTGACTTGGTAACGAATGTGATGCAATACCCCTTCGGGGGAATTGGCAAGCCAGAACCGCTGAAATACCTGGGTGCAGATCTCTGGTCCCGGCGGATTGACCTGGAGCATCGCTTAGTCTATCGAGTCAGTAACACTCAAATTGATTTTCTCACTTGTCGCTATCACTACGAATGA
- the gatC gene encoding Asp-tRNA(Asn)/Glu-tRNA(Gln) amidotransferase subunit GatC, with protein MIDREQVHKVAHLARLELSAEEEEQFTSQLGSILDYFEQLSELDVSDVPPTTRAIDVSNVTRPDELRPYSDRQAILERAPEQEGDFFKVPQILSAD; from the coding sequence ATGATTGACCGAGAGCAAGTTCATAAGGTTGCCCATCTCGCTCGCTTAGAATTGTCAGCTGAAGAAGAGGAGCAATTTACTTCTCAGCTAGGCAGTATTTTGGATTATTTTGAACAACTGAGTGAACTCGATGTCAGTGATGTGCCGCCCACGACACGAGCAATTGATGTTAGTAATGTGACACGACCTGATGAGCTGCGACCCTATAGCGATCGCCAAGCCATCTTAGAGCGTGCGCCTGAACAAGAGGGTGACTTTTTCAAAGTGCCACAAATCCTCAGCGCTGATTGA
- the hsdR gene encoding type I restriction-modification system endonuclease has protein sequence MAVSLNFTFLASHDSQLVRLGALAERYFAADPNTCLIKLRQFGERLAQLIAAEVGLYVSTDERQIDLLSRLRDRGLLKGEVERLFHELRRTGNEATHTLAGNHRTALSNLKYARLLGIWFYRVKTKDSNFNPGPFIPPTDPAVETEALKQELEKLRAELSTSLQATELAQIAAQQEELRRQGAEELALLAEAKAQEALSDLAAIQARAVTQPIQNIQQTIQKAQLFEIDLDERETRRLIDIQLRNAGWEVDSEQLTYQNGTRPQKGKNLAIAEWPTQAGRADYALFVGLQAIAVVEAKRQSKDVASGAIDQAKRYSRDFQLAGDAILPGGPWGEFKVPFVFATNGREFLQQLRTKSGIWFCDLRQRGNLRRPLPTWYSPQGLMDALAQDVEQAQQRLEQEGFDYNLELREYQIKAIQSVESVLAQGQRELLIAMATGTGKTKTCIALVYRLLKTKRFRRVLFLVDRRALGEQTTNAFKDSRMENLQTFTDIFDLKELGDTAPDRDTKVQIATVQSFVKRILYPGDDTPALTADRFDCIVVDECHRGYLLDRELSDNELTFRDESDYISKYRRVLDHFDAVKIGLTATPALHTTQIFGEPIYTYSYREAVIDGWLIDHEPPFQIRTKLSEDGIVWNSGEAMEFFDPKTGQLDLVHAPDEVKIEVEQFNKRVVTEEFNRVVCEVLARNIDPTLAEKTLIFCATDNHADIVVDQLKLALADQYGSVEDDAVVKITGSADKPLQLIRQFRNEVNPKIAVTVDLLTTGIDVPPICNLVFIRRVNSRILYEQMLGRATRRCDEIGKQVFRIFDAVNLYEAIAPVSTMKPIAVNPNISFTQLVDELATVEDAGALAEIVDQLLAKLQRQRRQLSDDHTEAIEAIASMPIQDLVEHLRQTNPMQLKEWFRDRAAIAQILDMRDGGTQPLLVSRHADELRGVERGYGNAQKPADYLDSFKAFLQDNLNQIPALIVVTSRPRDLTRAQLKELRLLLDAAGYSETKLQAAWRETTNEDIAASIIGFIRQAALGDALVSYEQRVDRAIAKILASRAWTPPQRKWLERIAKQLKVETIMDREALDRGEFKTQSGGFTRIDKIFDGQLGEILTQINANLWQDAV, from the coding sequence ATGGCAGTGTCGCTAAATTTTACTTTTCTGGCTTCTCACGATTCGCAATTGGTGCGGCTGGGTGCTCTAGCCGAGCGGTATTTCGCTGCTGACCCCAACACTTGCCTGATCAAGCTGCGGCAATTTGGGGAGCGGTTGGCGCAATTGATAGCAGCCGAAGTGGGTTTGTATGTCTCTACTGACGAGCGACAGATCGATCTATTAAGCCGTCTGCGCGATCGCGGCTTACTCAAAGGAGAGGTAGAGCGTTTATTCCACGAACTGCGGCGGACAGGTAACGAAGCGACGCATACTCTGGCAGGAAACCACCGAACAGCTCTAAGTAACCTTAAATATGCTCGCCTGCTAGGAATTTGGTTCTATCGAGTAAAAACTAAAGACTCTAACTTCAATCCCGGTCCTTTTATCCCACCAACTGATCCAGCAGTCGAAACCGAGGCACTGAAACAGGAACTAGAGAAACTACGTGCCGAATTAAGCACTAGCTTACAAGCAACTGAGTTAGCCCAAATTGCTGCCCAGCAGGAGGAATTGCGACGGCAAGGAGCTGAAGAACTAGCACTTCTAGCAGAGGCAAAGGCGCAAGAAGCTCTAAGCGACTTAGCTGCTATTCAAGCCCGTGCAGTTACTCAACCAATTCAAAATATTCAACAAACTATCCAGAAGGCTCAGCTCTTTGAGATTGACTTAGACGAGCGGGAGACACGCCGCCTAATTGATATTCAACTGCGAAACGCTGGTTGGGAGGTAGATTCAGAACAGCTAACCTACCAGAATGGTACTCGCCCCCAGAAAGGTAAAAATTTGGCGATCGCGGAATGGCCGACGCAAGCAGGACGAGCGGACTATGCTTTGTTCGTGGGACTGCAAGCGATCGCAGTAGTCGAGGCGAAGCGTCAGAGCAAGGATGTTGCTTCCGGGGCAATCGATCAAGCCAAGCGCTATAGCCGAGATTTTCAGCTAGCGGGTGATGCCATCTTACCGGGCGGTCCTTGGGGTGAATTCAAGGTTCCGTTTGTATTTGCGACTAACGGACGGGAGTTCTTGCAGCAGTTACGCACCAAAAGCGGGATTTGGTTTTGCGATCTGCGACAAAGAGGCAACCTACGCCGTCCCCTACCAACCTGGTACAGCCCCCAAGGATTGATGGATGCGCTAGCCCAAGATGTCGAGCAAGCCCAGCAGCGACTGGAACAGGAAGGCTTCGACTACAATCTGGAACTGCGCGAATACCAAATCAAAGCGATTCAATCAGTTGAATCGGTATTAGCTCAAGGGCAGAGGGAACTGCTAATCGCAATGGCGACAGGGACGGGGAAAACCAAAACCTGTATTGCTCTAGTCTATCGACTATTAAAGACTAAGCGCTTTCGCCGGGTGTTATTTTTAGTAGACCGCAGGGCATTGGGAGAGCAAACTACTAATGCCTTTAAGGATTCGCGGATGGAGAACTTACAAACCTTTACCGATATTTTTGACCTCAAAGAACTGGGCGATACCGCACCCGACCGAGACACGAAGGTGCAAATTGCCACAGTCCAGAGTTTTGTCAAGCGCATCCTCTACCCCGGCGATGATACGCCAGCGTTGACAGCGGATCGATTCGATTGCATTGTAGTGGATGAATGCCACCGGGGGTATTTACTCGATCGAGAGTTAAGCGATAACGAGCTAACCTTCCGCGACGAGTCTGATTACATCTCAAAGTATCGGCGCGTGTTGGATCATTTCGATGCCGTCAAAATTGGGTTAACTGCAACTCCGGCGCTACACACTACTCAAATCTTTGGGGAACCGATCTACACCTACAGCTACCGAGAAGCTGTAATTGATGGCTGGCTGATTGACCACGAACCCCCCTTCCAGATTCGTACCAAGCTATCCGAAGATGGCATAGTGTGGAACTCCGGCGAGGCAATGGAATTTTTCGACCCTAAAACGGGGCAACTCGACCTGGTACACGCGCCAGATGAAGTCAAAATTGAGGTTGAGCAATTTAACAAGCGGGTGGTAACTGAAGAATTTAACCGGGTCGTTTGTGAAGTCCTAGCACGAAATATTGACCCGACCCTAGCAGAAAAAACGCTGATCTTTTGTGCTACTGATAATCATGCTGACATTGTGGTGGACCAACTCAAACTGGCTCTAGCAGACCAATACGGCAGTGTGGAAGACGACGCAGTGGTAAAGATTACGGGGAGTGCCGATAAACCTCTGCAACTGATCCGGCAGTTTCGCAATGAAGTTAATCCTAAAATTGCCGTGACTGTAGACTTACTAACGACAGGAATTGATGTCCCTCCTATCTGTAACTTAGTGTTTATCCGCCGCGTCAACTCTCGCATTCTGTACGAACAAATGCTTGGTCGGGCGACGCGGCGCTGCGATGAGATTGGGAAGCAAGTCTTTCGCATCTTTGATGCCGTGAATTTGTATGAGGCGATCGCTCCTGTCTCTACCATGAAGCCCATTGCTGTTAATCCCAACATTTCGTTTACTCAGTTGGTGGACGAGTTAGCGACAGTCGAAGATGCAGGGGCATTAGCAGAAATTGTTGACCAACTCTTAGCTAAACTTCAACGCCAGCGCCGACAACTAAGCGACGATCATACCGAAGCAATTGAAGCGATCGCCTCAATGCCAATTCAAGATCTGGTCGAACACCTACGGCAAACTAACCCGATGCAGCTCAAAGAATGGTTTCGCGATCGCGCTGCTATTGCCCAAATTTTGGATATGCGGGATGGGGGTACGCAACCGCTGCTGGTTTCTCGTCATGCTGACGAATTGCGGGGAGTTGAGCGGGGTTACGGCAATGCCCAAAAACCCGCCGACTACTTGGACAGTTTCAAAGCCTTCTTACAGGACAATTTAAATCAAATTCCCGCCCTGATTGTCGTTACCTCTCGCCCCCGCGACTTGACTAGAGCGCAACTGAAAGAACTACGGTTGCTGCTGGACGCAGCAGGTTACTCGGAAACGAAACTGCAAGCGGCGTGGCGGGAGACAACGAATGAAGACATTGCCGCTTCGATTATTGGTTTTATCCGCCAAGCAGCATTAGGCGATGCCCTAGTGTCTTACGAGCAACGGGTAGATAGAGCGATCGCCAAAATCTTAGCAAGTCGGGCATGGACTCCCCCACAGCGCAAGTGGCTAGAGCGGATCGCCAAACAACTCAAGGTAGAAACCATTATGGATCGAGAAGCCTTAGATCGAGGGGAGTTTAAAACACAGAGCGGGGGCTTTACTCGGATCGACAAAATATTTGATGGACAACTGGGAGAGATTTTGACCCAGATTAACGCCAACCTCTGGCAGGATGCCGTTTAG